Proteins encoded by one window of Candidatus Nitrosocosmicus hydrocola:
- a CDS encoding serine hydrolase domain-containing protein yields the protein MIEELKSLLITKLLTLYNSRISARFQSMALFFIIGLFVTILISIFSTTVAFSISNSAVNTTASDSTNRSSLLMPISSSIYSEQIPPKVKEIIINEVINKSKAAIVVGLINPNGIKVFSFGNISKENNVPVNYNTLFNIDSVTKTFTTLVLADMVKQGIVSLNDPIEKYLPSNVTVPQYYGTKITLENLATHTSGLPFMPSNIWVNKNLGTINPNYNSTLLYEGLSNTTLLSKPDTKFLYSDFGMGLLGHILSLKEGVSYEQLVKGRILDVLGMEDTKIDLSQNDIKYRFPVGHLNGSEIQTPKIPSVITGAGGLHSTANDLLKYLSANLGLIHTKLADSIALQHLIQHPSVLPNPMNYSAYIALGWAVLTDHGTETITHTGSINGWNANVAFIPEKQIGVVSICSCDLSNMDTGALDFVLLNITGMDSLSTYN from the coding sequence GTGATAGAAGAATTAAAGAGCCTCCTAATCACTAAACTACTTACTCTGTATAATTCTCGTATTTCTGCCAGATTTCAATCTATGGCTTTGTTTTTTATTATCGGATTATTTGTAACTATTCTAATTTCTATATTTTCTACTACTGTTGCTTTCTCTATTTCTAATTCGGCCGTTAATACGACCGCTAGTGATTCGACGAATCGATCATCTCTATTAATGCCAATTTCTTCTAGTATTTATTCTGAACAGATTCCACCCAAAGTTAAAGAGATTATTATAAATGAAGTAATCAACAAATCAAAAGCAGCCATTGTAGTGGGTCTTATTAATCCAAATGGTATAAAGGTATTTAGCTTTGGTAATATTTCAAAAGAAAATAATGTACCAGTTAATTACAATACCTTATTTAATATCGATTCAGTCACAAAGACATTTACAACCCTAGTTTTGGCAGATATGGTTAAGCAGGGAATTGTTAGTTTAAACGATCCAATTGAGAAGTATTTACCATCAAATGTGACGGTACCTCAATACTATGGGACCAAAATAACTCTTGAAAATTTGGCAACCCATACATCCGGTCTTCCTTTCATGCCTTCAAATATATGGGTAAATAAGAATCTGGGCACAATCAATCCAAATTACAATTCGACTTTATTGTATGAAGGTTTATCAAATACCACCCTATTGAGCAAACCTGACACAAAATTTCTGTATTCCGATTTTGGAATGGGATTATTAGGACATATTTTATCTTTGAAAGAGGGCGTTTCATATGAACAGCTTGTAAAGGGTAGAATACTTGATGTATTAGGTATGGAGGACACCAAAATTGATTTATCACAAAACGATATCAAATATAGATTTCCAGTAGGACACCTAAATGGATCCGAAATACAAACTCCCAAAATCCCCTCTGTTATTACAGGAGCTGGTGGATTGCATTCGACTGCTAATGATTTATTAAAATATTTATCTGCTAACTTAGGATTAATTCATACCAAATTAGCTGACTCTATTGCATTACAGCACCTGATTCAACATCCGAGTGTACTTCCAAATCCAATGAATTATAGTGCATATATTGCATTAGGATGGGCTGTACTTACTGATCATGGAACAGAAACGATAACCCACACCGGATCAATCAATGGCTGGAATGCTAATGTGGCCTTTATACCCGAAAAGCAAATAGGGGTGGTGTCAATATGTAGTTGCGATTTATCAAATATGGATACAGGTGCGCTCGACTTCGTATTATTGAATATAACAGGAATGGATAGTTTGAGCACATATAACTAG
- a CDS encoding type 1 glutamine amidotransferase domain-containing protein, which produces MKKVLFVLPSHDQLGNTGQKTGYWLEEFASPYYEFVDNEFDVTIASPRGGKPPVDPKSLQPENRTEYTKRLENDKTVKEKLENTLVLNEVSPEDYDTLFLPGGHGPMWDLSQDKGLKNLVEKFYNNNKIISAVCHGPAGLIQAMDKNGDSILKNRRITGFTNDEEEAVKLDKTVPFSLENKLKELGGKFEKSENFKPFVVNDGQIITGQNPASSFLAAKKVVELLR; this is translated from the coding sequence ATGAAAAAAGTTCTCTTTGTATTACCTTCTCATGATCAACTAGGTAATACCGGTCAAAAAACAGGATACTGGTTAGAAGAATTCGCCAGTCCTTACTATGAATTTGTTGATAATGAATTTGATGTTACGATTGCATCGCCAAGGGGTGGAAAGCCGCCTGTCGATCCAAAAAGTTTACAACCAGAAAATCGAACAGAATATACTAAACGACTTGAAAATGATAAAACAGTAAAAGAAAAGTTAGAAAATACTTTGGTTTTAAATGAAGTTTCACCAGAAGATTATGATACATTGTTTTTACCTGGGGGGCATGGTCCCATGTGGGATTTATCACAGGACAAGGGTTTGAAGAATTTAGTGGAGAAATTTTATAATAACAATAAAATAATCTCCGCAGTTTGTCATGGACCTGCCGGGCTAATACAAGCCATGGACAAGAATGGCGATTCTATTTTAAAAAATAGGAGAATAACTGGATTTACTAACGATGAGGAAGAGGCGGTGAAACTTGACAAAACTGTTCCTTTTTCTCTTGAAAATAAATTGAAGGAATTAGGGGGCAAGTTTGAGAAATCAGAGAATTTTAAACCCTTTGTTGTAAATGACGGTCAGATAATAACAGGACAAAATCCTGCATCATCGTTTCTGGCGGCGAAAAAAGTAGTGGAATTGTTAAGATAA
- a CDS encoding aldo/keto reductase — protein sequence MTLSLNSTVRLNNGIQIPRIGFGVYQIPAGKVTTNAVKYALKVGYKHIDTAKIYGNESDVGKAIEESDQRREDIFVTTKVWNSDQGYDSTLKAFEGSLKRLGLSYVDLYLIHWPVEKKITETWKAMTQLLKNDKVRAIGVSNYSVNELNETLQSSDITPAINQVGFHPFLYQKELLEFCKNKSIQLEAYSPLTRGKRLKHPNLLEMARKYNKTPAQILVRWSLQHDLVVIPKSSHEERILENSQVFDLNIDQSDTSVLDSLNENLRTVFLD from the coding sequence ATGACACTATCTTTGAATTCCACCGTTAGATTAAATAACGGAATTCAGATTCCCCGAATTGGATTTGGAGTTTATCAAATACCTGCCGGGAAAGTAACTACTAACGCGGTAAAATACGCATTAAAAGTAGGGTATAAGCATATTGACACAGCCAAGATTTATGGTAATGAGTCAGATGTGGGTAAAGCCATAGAAGAAAGTGATCAAAGAAGAGAAGATATTTTTGTCACAACAAAAGTTTGGAATAGTGATCAAGGATACGATTCAACTTTAAAAGCATTTGAAGGTAGCTTAAAACGCCTTGGTCTATCCTATGTGGACCTTTATCTTATACATTGGCCAGTGGAGAAAAAGATTACTGAAACATGGAAGGCTATGACTCAACTACTAAAGAATGATAAAGTCCGCGCAATTGGAGTAAGCAACTATTCTGTCAATGAACTAAATGAAACATTGCAAAGTTCTGATATTACACCTGCGATTAATCAGGTAGGATTTCATCCATTTTTATATCAGAAAGAGTTACTAGAGTTTTGCAAAAACAAGTCAATACAACTTGAGGCTTATAGTCCATTGACTAGGGGCAAAAGACTGAAGCACCCTAATTTACTTGAGATGGCTAGAAAATACAATAAAACTCCCGCTCAAATACTTGTGCGATGGAGCTTACAGCATGATTTAGTCGTTATTCCAAAATCCAGTCACGAAGAAAGGATTCTAGAAAATAGTCAGGTTTTTGATCTTAATATTGATCAAAGCGACACGAGCGTTTTAGATTCCTTAAATGAAAACTTACGCACAGTTTTTTTGGATTAA
- a CDS encoding DUF2299 family protein: MKEILDNIYKWVDLSKLKVDADHELLKSQKIDFIGNVTISDRYGYSIIILNEAEIVKVTTSYRFNQQQQNSQISNLKNIGIEFLRNLQLSLLQMNLQYVFIHKNHNPPASLDKKAPFNIDDLESIDISKNLYFDGFNQNLFFEAVTNIINAIEVIDILYQR; the protein is encoded by the coding sequence TTGAAAGAAATACTGGATAACATATACAAATGGGTTGATTTGTCCAAACTAAAGGTAGATGCAGATCACGAGCTGTTAAAATCTCAGAAAATTGATTTTATTGGAAATGTAACTATCAGCGATAGATATGGCTACAGCATAATAATCCTCAATGAAGCTGAGATTGTCAAAGTAACAACTTCTTATAGATTTAATCAACAACAACAAAATAGTCAAATTTCAAATCTCAAAAACATCGGTATTGAATTCCTACGCAATCTGCAATTATCACTATTACAAATGAATTTACAATATGTTTTCATCCATAAGAACCATAATCCACCAGCGAGTTTAGACAAAAAAGCACCATTCAATATTGATGATTTAGAATCTATTGACATAAGTAAAAATCTTTATTTTGACGGGTTTAATCAAAATCTTTTCTTTGAAGCAGTTACTAATATAATAAATGCGATAGAAGTCATTGACATTCTATATCAAAGATAG
- a CDS encoding thrombospondin type 3 repeat-containing protein produces the protein MLGGNFIKYYNRHNIYDVNFGLEGPVKAICILLMFTVIFVSATTSTVSPFLPHLAFADSDTSLSIGLDLSSSPASPSLVLYKAGQGDRVSGDFILQSLNAATEPMLVPISVLPPPIQGGQIPPPPPPEDTTDTDNDGVLDSKDNCDFVVNPGQNDYDSDSQGDECEDTDFDGVPQTKDNCIFISNANQRDTDGDKQGDACDPDFVDSDKDGVVDTKDNCSTVSNKDQSDSDGDGMGNICDDEGDLDNDGIINSNDNCEDDSNADQRDTDGDGAGNVCDSDFLDSDNDGVADSKDNCKDKSNSDQANANGNNYGDVCDPYVLSGTSDPDKDGAADYYDNCPNVPNSMQEDTNHNGIGDACESDSNSDIDKDRVLDRNDNCISVPNSDQKDVDKDTIGDACDPTPSGIYPDTQDSDQDGIQNSNDNCRSVSNPGQEDNDGDGNGDVCDQELTDSDKDGIMDSADNCRYDSNPDQKDTDRDGKGDACERSPGDLGLPEPPATPTTPLQDSVDSDKDGIVDSQDNCPNVANDKDPTDTDGDGIGDACDQDQLDSDKDGIVDSQDNCPNVANDKDPTDTDGDGIGDACDQDQLDSDKDGIGNLGSDKGKGDNCPSAPNTDQKDTDGDGLGDACDPNQLDYDKDGVVDSNDNCISVANPDQKDSDGDDQGDACDTVGADRDNDGIADSSDNCFQPNTDQKDSDGDGIGDICDLTVNGLVAGSTSSPPIDTTTEEPGTAFIPSQEQTSDSDSDGISNDDDNCPSLSNTNQSDSDSDGIGDICDNESNDVTESEQPINQSGEQIENANAEGQVSDDETEVDNSSDGSNSSGSDEQDSNSSSEDAGENNGDNDDGNGNGESTDGADGNNEGE, from the coding sequence ATGCTAGGCGGGAACTTTATCAAATACTATAATAGACATAATATCTATGACGTCAATTTTGGTTTAGAGGGACCAGTTAAGGCGATTTGCATATTATTGATGTTCACCGTAATTTTTGTTAGTGCGACTACATCAACAGTATCACCTTTTCTTCCCCATCTGGCATTTGCCGATTCTGATACTAGTCTTTCAATAGGACTAGATTTATCGTCATCGCCAGCATCACCATCTCTGGTTCTATACAAAGCAGGTCAGGGTGATAGGGTTAGCGGTGATTTCATACTACAATCATTAAATGCTGCTACTGAGCCAATGCTTGTCCCAATTTCAGTCCTCCCACCTCCAATACAAGGAGGCCAAATTCCACCTCCACCTCCTCCAGAAGATACCACTGATACTGATAACGACGGTGTCTTGGATTCTAAGGATAACTGCGACTTTGTAGTCAATCCTGGTCAAAATGATTATGATAGTGACAGTCAAGGTGATGAATGTGAAGATACGGATTTTGATGGAGTACCTCAAACAAAAGATAATTGTATTTTCATTAGTAACGCAAATCAAAGAGACACTGATGGTGATAAGCAAGGAGATGCATGTGATCCTGACTTTGTTGATTCTGATAAAGATGGAGTAGTGGATACGAAGGACAATTGTTCGACTGTTTCCAATAAAGATCAGTCTGATTCTGATGGTGATGGCATGGGAAACATTTGTGATGATGAAGGTGATCTTGATAATGATGGAATAATTAATTCAAATGACAATTGTGAGGATGATTCCAACGCTGATCAAAGAGACACCGACGGCGATGGGGCTGGTAATGTATGTGACTCTGATTTTCTCGACTCTGACAATGATGGCGTAGCAGACTCCAAAGATAACTGCAAAGATAAGAGTAATTCCGACCAAGCAAATGCAAACGGTAACAATTATGGGGATGTGTGCGATCCCTATGTACTTTCAGGTACTTCTGATCCTGATAAGGACGGAGCTGCTGATTATTACGATAACTGTCCTAATGTTCCTAACTCGATGCAAGAAGATACTAATCATAATGGTATAGGCGACGCCTGTGAATCGGATTCAAATTCTGACATCGATAAGGACAGGGTATTAGATAGAAATGACAATTGTATTTCTGTTCCAAACAGCGATCAAAAGGATGTTGACAAGGATACTATAGGTGATGCCTGCGATCCTACACCGTCAGGAATTTATCCTGATACTCAAGATAGCGACCAGGATGGGATACAAAACTCTAACGACAATTGCCGATCAGTCTCTAATCCAGGACAAGAGGACAATGACGGCGACGGTAATGGCGATGTATGTGACCAAGAATTAACTGATTCTGACAAGGATGGGATAATGGATTCCGCTGACAATTGTCGATATGATTCTAATCCCGATCAAAAGGATACTGATAGAGACGGTAAGGGAGATGCATGTGAACGTTCACCGGGTGATCTCGGTCTGCCAGAACCTCCCGCTACGCCAACAACGCCATTGCAAGATTCTGTTGATTCAGACAAAGATGGGATAGTAGACTCACAGGATAATTGTCCTAACGTTGCTAATGACAAGGATCCCACAGACACCGATGGTGATGGTATAGGCGACGCCTGTGATCAAGACCAGCTTGATTCAGACAAAGATGGGATAGTAGACTCACAGGATAATTGTCCTAACGTTGCTAATGACAAGGATCCCACAGACACCGATGGTGATGGTATAGGCGACGCCTGTGATCAAGACCAGCTTGATTCAGACAAAGATGGGATAGGAAACTTAGGGAGCGATAAAGGCAAAGGTGATAATTGTCCTAGCGCTCCTAACACTGATCAAAAAGATACCGATGGTGATGGATTAGGGGACGCATGCGATCCAAACCAACTTGACTATGATAAAGATGGTGTGGTGGACTCCAATGATAATTGCATCTCTGTCGCTAATCCAGATCAAAAAGATTCAGATGGTGATGACCAAGGCGATGCTTGTGATACAGTTGGTGCCGATAGAGATAACGATGGTATAGCCGACTCAAGTGACAACTGTTTTCAACCTAACACTGACCAAAAAGATTCTGATGGTGATGGCATAGGAGACATATGTGACCTTACAGTTAACGGTCTTGTAGCTGGAAGTACTTCTTCTCCTCCAATAGATACTACAACAGAGGAACCAGGAACAGCCTTTATTCCATCACAAGAACAAACCAGCGATTCAGATAGCGATGGAATATCTAATGACGACGATAACTGTCCGTCATTATCAAATACAAACCAATCAGATTCTGATAGCGACGGAATTGGCGACATCTGTGACAACGAAAGTAATGACGTGACTGAGTCTGAACAGCCTATCAATCAAAGTGGCGAGCAGATCGAAAACGCTAATGCAGAAGGGCAAGTGAGCGATGACGAAACAGAAGTTGATAACAGTAGTGATGGTAGTAATAGTAGTGGTAGCGATGAGCAGGATAGCAATAGCAGTAGTGAAGACGCAGGCGAGAACAATGGTGATAATGATGATGGCAATGGTAATGGCGAAAGTACCGATGGAGCAGATGGTAATAACGAAGGCGAATAA
- a CDS encoding serine hydrolase domain-containing protein has protein sequence MGTNTTTTNSKCSSTQIDIGGTCTSKAEVSKQIISITESVMQKEDAKGVLLRVDVDNRTVVNIGLGDSQEGVPATPDMKFRPGAMVIPLLPTLVLQLQEQGKLSLDDTLSKWFPEYPNSDNVTLRMLSSVTSGYPDYIQENPPFQAALLAEPFRHWTDDELLQYAFAQPIICDPGTCFHYAHTNFIILGNVVENITGKSITELLQQKFLGPLGLTETNITKLPAIPSPALHAYTSERGVYEESTGWSPSWGLGDGLIMTSTLRDMTTLIKAVGTGKMLSNESASEQVEDLSKGLPGAPEQIGYGLGIAVGNGWVLQNPIFNGYEGIAAYLPSQQVSIVIDNTHGPNATEGKSIATDIFKALAAYLAPTSLP, from the coding sequence ATGGGTACCAATACAACGACGACCAACTCGAAGTGCTCGTCGACCCAGATCGATATCGGTGGCACGTGCACGAGCAAGGCCGAGGTGTCGAAGCAGATCATCTCGATCACGGAGAGCGTCATGCAGAAGGAAGACGCCAAGGGGGTGCTCCTGCGCGTCGACGTCGACAACCGCACCGTTGTCAATATCGGTCTCGGGGATTCCCAGGAGGGAGTGCCGGCGACGCCTGACATGAAGTTCCGTCCTGGCGCAATGGTGATCCCCTTGCTCCCGACTCTGGTGCTGCAGCTGCAGGAGCAGGGCAAGCTCAGCCTCGACGATACCCTGTCAAAGTGGTTCCCAGAGTACCCCAACTCCGACAATGTGACGCTGCGGATGCTCTCTAGCGTCACCTCCGGCTACCCCGACTACATCCAGGAGAACCCGCCCTTCCAGGCGGCGTTGCTCGCGGAGCCCTTCCGTCACTGGACGGACGACGAGCTGCTGCAGTACGCGTTTGCCCAGCCAATCATCTGCGACCCGGGCACTTGCTTCCACTACGCGCACACCAACTTCATCATCCTCGGCAACGTTGTTGAAAACATCACCGGGAAGTCGATCACCGAGCTCTTGCAACAGAAGTTCCTCGGTCCGCTCGGGCTCACCGAAACGAATATCACAAAACTCCCGGCTATCCCTTCACCCGCACTCCACGCGTACACGTCGGAGCGCGGTGTCTATGAGGAGTCGACTGGATGGAGCCCGTCGTGGGGCCTTGGCGACGGACTTATCATGACCTCGACACTACGCGACATGACCACACTCATCAAGGCGGTCGGCACCGGCAAGATGCTCTCGAATGAGTCAGCGAGTGAGCAGGTCGAGGATCTGTCGAAGGGCCTTCCGGGTGCGCCTGAGCAGATCGGCTATGGACTTGGAATCGCCGTCGGCAATGGATGGGTGTTGCAGAACCCGATCTTCAACGGATATGAGGGAATTGCCGCTTACCTGCCGTCGCAGCAGGTCTCGATCGTGATCGACAACACGCACGGCCCGAACGCCACGGAGGGCAAGAGCATCGCCACCGACATCTTCAAGGCACTCGCTGCGTACCTGGCCCCCACATCGCTACCATAA
- a CDS encoding CAP family protein has product MNGINISLIFFLMILMVLPASAFMYASGSTDDNSDSSDSEFSENSFAPDSGSTDDNSDSPPSDFSKDIVDSSSDSGSTDANADLSTTPAENNATLSSETTLNNVTAIDADFVNTILEIHNRERVAVGVPPLTWSDSLAASAQPWAEHVATIDQMVHSDDFSYGENIAGQSHGNSPPGNIETLIKMVESWVVEKENWQGGVLTEENWGPVGHYTQMVWKDTKQIGCGVSSASVNDYLVCHYSPTGNSIGMAPY; this is encoded by the coding sequence ATGAATGGAATAAATATTTCATTAATATTTTTTTTGATGATTTTAATGGTTTTACCTGCTTCAGCATTCATGTATGCTAGTGGGTCTACCGATGATAATAGTGACTCTTCAGATAGCGAATTTAGCGAGAATAGTTTCGCACCAGATAGTGGGTCTACCGATGATAATAGTGACTCACCACCGTCTGACTTCTCTAAAGATATCGTTGACTCATCTTCAGATAGTGGGTCTACCGATGCTAATGCTGATTTATCAACGACGCCTGCGGAAAATAATGCAACCTTGTCAAGTGAAACTACGTTGAATAACGTTACAGCAATTGATGCGGATTTCGTAAATACAATCTTGGAGATCCATAACCGCGAACGAGTTGCCGTTGGAGTTCCACCTCTAACATGGAGCGACTCCTTAGCCGCAAGCGCACAGCCTTGGGCTGAACATGTGGCAACAATCGACCAAATGGTCCACTCAGACGACTTTTCATATGGTGAGAACATTGCTGGACAGAGCCATGGGAATTCTCCTCCAGGAAACATAGAAACGCTGATCAAAATGGTCGAGAGTTGGGTCGTAGAAAAGGAGAATTGGCAGGGCGGCGTATTGACAGAAGAGAATTGGGGTCCGGTAGGTCATTACACGCAGATGGTGTGGAAGGACACGAAACAGATCGGTTGTGGTGTTTCATCAGCAAGTGTCAATGACTATTTGGTATGTCATTATAGCCCTACAGGCAACTCCATCGGGATGGCACCGTATTAG
- a CDS encoding GlcG/HbpS family heme-binding protein, with translation MNILNKHHIKYPGILILIIFSGLAISSVSFLGSDVTATTNNSTTIALKTQHIIPLKLAQQLVEATQAACADQGFPITVSILDRNGVDILLAREDGATGASVEVARDKAYAAVGFNNPTSALEDRVETTGFGILTVEGFTVLPGGLPIETGGNELLGAIGVSGAPGGEIDENCAEAGLQAIAPSLSGVNTSVTSNANNTSAVNSTG, from the coding sequence ATGAATATTCTAAATAAACATCATATAAAATATCCCGGGATTCTAATACTAATTATATTTTCAGGACTCGCCATCTCTTCTGTTTCATTTTTGGGAAGCGATGTCACAGCTACTACGAATAATTCAACTACAATAGCTCTTAAAACTCAACATATCATTCCATTAAAACTCGCTCAGCAGTTGGTGGAGGCCACACAAGCCGCATGTGCTGACCAGGGATTTCCTATCACTGTTTCTATACTCGACCGAAACGGTGTTGATATATTACTTGCTAGAGAAGACGGAGCTACAGGTGCCTCGGTAGAAGTTGCACGAGACAAAGCTTATGCAGCGGTTGGATTCAATAATCCTACATCAGCGTTAGAGGATCGTGTAGAGACTACTGGCTTTGGAATACTGACAGTCGAAGGGTTTACAGTTTTGCCAGGAGGACTACCAATTGAAACTGGTGGTAATGAACTCCTTGGTGCAATTGGCGTGAGTGGAGCCCCAGGCGGTGAAATAGATGAGAACTGTGCCGAAGCAGGGCTTCAGGCAATAGCTCCAAGCCTTTCAGGTGTAAATACAAGTGTCACTAGTAACGCAAATAATACCTCCGCAGTCAACAGTACTGGCTGA
- a CDS encoding DUF4760 domain-containing protein gives MSPDNLANIILDLYKIYDGHRNSRLWFLDDLDANNYKEYHEKYTPASEGKSHFVAVCGFFELSGTLLSHGLINPDIYFDIFNPTPFWLKAKPIVEGMRETRPHIYENFEMLSEKRNKWKKKRHEK, from the coding sequence ATGTCACCGGACAACCTTGCTAATATAATTTTAGATTTGTATAAGATATATGATGGACATAGGAATTCTAGGCTCTGGTTCTTAGATGACCTAGATGCCAACAATTACAAAGAGTATCATGAAAAATATACACCAGCCTCGGAAGGAAAATCACATTTTGTGGCAGTATGCGGATTCTTTGAGTTATCTGGCACACTTCTCAGCCACGGTCTAATAAACCCCGACATTTACTTTGATATTTTCAATCCTACTCCTTTTTGGCTCAAGGCAAAACCGATAGTAGAGGGGATGCGGGAAACCAGGCCTCATATCTACGAAAATTTTGAAATGTTAAGTGAAAAAAGAAATAAATGGAAAAAGAAAAGACACGAAAAGTGA
- a CDS encoding pyridoxamine 5'-phosphate oxidase family protein, whose translation MKLIQSMPGMPNKVTEEEVDSFLENKLNIQLATIDEEGYPSIQPLWFLYDKESSKIFISTQKTTRKIHNLHKISDKIYFSIDDENFPYKGVKGRGIARILEDVDLNIPITEKIITKYLGTLDNPLAQMIMDNARKGIQVVIEITPNFFSAWDFGKAT comes from the coding sequence TTGAAATTAATTCAGTCAATGCCAGGTATGCCAAACAAAGTCACAGAAGAAGAAGTCGATAGTTTCCTAGAAAACAAATTAAACATCCAATTGGCCACTATTGACGAAGAAGGATATCCATCAATTCAACCATTATGGTTTTTGTATGACAAGGAATCGAGTAAAATCTTCATATCGACTCAAAAAACTACTAGAAAGATTCACAATCTTCACAAAATTTCTGACAAAATTTATTTTTCTATTGATGATGAGAACTTTCCCTATAAAGGTGTAAAAGGGAGAGGGATAGCGAGGATATTAGAAGATGTGGATTTGAACATCCCAATTACCGAGAAAATCATCACAAAATATTTGGGAACACTAGATAATCCACTTGCACAAATGATTATGGATAACGCAAGAAAAGGTATACAGGTTGTGATTGAAATTACACCTAATTTTTTCTCTGCCTGGGACTTTGGGAAGGCGACATGA